The region GACTGGTGTCTGAAAACAGTGAtgtaatcatattgacactacTCATCGTGTACGAGACGATGTGCTGGATGGCGGTAACCCAAgcagagtgtgtgtggtgcgtcctcCTTTATAATGGAAGCGTGCGTGTCCATACTAGTGCTACTGACTGTACCCAGAACAGGTCTATTACAGTGCAGTTACCAAACTCCTTGCCATATTCTTAAGAAGCTGCTTCTGCCACCAATTAACCGATACCTGATACAGATGTAGAAGCCACAACATGTTCTCGCCTTGTTCAGAAAGCTGCTGTGATGTGGCCCTTGTCTCTGGAGTGTGGGGCCAGCGGAGTCTCGGGTCAGCCGGTTAGCTGTGGGTAATGGGAGACCTGTTTGGGTGGTGTTGATTAAAATCTCCAGTGATGACTTATTCACCAGAAATGAGGATGATCTCCATGTTCTGCTTGGAGTAACTCCATCCTCCACACATCTGTACAAGAGAAACTTTTTAGCAAGCAACAAAAGTTAACCTGAAGCACGCCATTGCTTTCTGGAGACTGAGCTCGCTCCTGCCTTTCTGTTTGGAAAACTAGAACGTTGATTCCAATATGGCAGACATGACTGTGACACTGCCAAAACGGGTGTTCCCCATTCTCCAACAAGTTGTCTAGCATTGGATTATTTGCCAAATTTTAATTTTATATGGGCCTTTTTTCCTTTTGAGACCCTGTATATGTCCAGACCAGACACCGCTTTCCTGATCTATGGGGTGGTGAGTGACCTTCATTTTATGGGATTGGAATTGAAGTCGAATATTCCTTGTAGCAGTTGGGAGTCTTGGGGGTTCACCTAGCCAATCTGCCAGCACCACATAGTAAAGGGCTGTCCTGTTATTATGGCTCCTTAAGAACTTCCTCCAATCTATTGGCATTGCTCCTGTGAGCGACTATGGCAGTGGGATATGTATGATGCTATATGGCTGCACAGACAGGTGTGGTCATACAAGCTTCTGTAGGCTTCCAGGAGAGAATACCTCTGTACATGGACGGTCTTGGCTTGTCTTGATTTTTCTTCTGGACTTCTATGAAAGCTGGGGCTTTGTAGATACTCTAGAAACCCAATGTATCTGTGGGAGCCTTATTACATATCAAATACAAATTGCACTGGGCTCTTAGCTAAACCCTGCGTTTTGTAATGAGGACAGTATTGACTAATGACTTCATCTTCATAAAACTTCATTGCAAGTGAGAAGCTTCAGCCCTGGCTTCCTGCATTTCTTAATTGAACATTTTTCTGATTTGGCAACAGCGGCCGTCTGATCTGCCTAGTCACTGTGAGCAAGACTTTATATTGTCTCAGCCCTTCTATATTCTGAACACACCTAGTCTACCTCCAGTAAATAAACTGGCTGTATAACTATCAGGAAGCTTAATAGTTCAGGATCAAAGTCAGCCATTAATTCAATAAAAAAGCTACATCAGCGTAAGGGATTATAACCTTGGTGTAAAGGTCTTAAAACGTTCCAAGACTTTCCCCTCAAACTTGCTGTTTGGAGGAGAGGACCTTGTTCTGTTCAGTGGAGGTCCAACAATGGCATTCATGGCCTCTGCTGGAATCAGCACCACAATTTCTCTTTtgggttgtgcacatgctgcaaaaGTGACTGATACCCTACTGGAAATGAAACATACTAGTGGTGGAAGGTCACCTGATTTTTAATGCCATGTGCCCCTTGATTATCCTCACTGCTACAGCTTTGACATGTTACCAATTCATCTGCTGGCCATCTTTGGCTGGTCAACACTGAActacacattaacccctttctgccatcgaacAGAATAGTGCGTCTGatggcagaacccctgctttgatgcgggctctggcggccaTCCGGCTGGAAATGCACGCAGCGGTGACCCTTGTCACATGGTCGGGGGTCATCAgtgtgtcggcataacaaccagaggtctccttcagaactctatggttgttgatgccagattgctatgagcgccaccctgtggtcagcactcatagcaatgctgcaattctaTATAGGGGCGATCTGAACATTGCCTCTatctagcagaggcgatcgagttgtggcagcttgtCCCATggacatattgacagaaaaataagttatggctctgggaaggaggggagtgaaaaacaaagtgcaaaaccgaaaaaagctctggtcattaaggggttaaatggattgTTTGATTGGGACAAGTGCCTATCCACAGAATAGGTGTTGACCTTTAGATCATGGGGTATGGCCaatggggcacttttatccccTCCTAAAAAGTGGTAGAGCAGACCCTCAACTGTTTATCCAATTATTGGTAAGGAGTCCCACTGCTGGGACCATCAGCAATCATCATAAGGGCACAGGACCCCTGTTCTCCCTGGGCTTCAGGTCTGCGGCTGGGGGAGTTGGTGGTGGATGCTCGTCTTCTGCTGCTCCAGTCTGGCTCTGAAGAGGTCTTCTGTTGATTGTTGGGTTTTCCTGAGGTGGGACCCACACCGATCTAGTGGACAGGTGATAACAGGCTTAGATTATATGGCAAAGGCTATTCAAATGTTTTCATACATTCCACATCCTTTGAAAGACATAATAGTACTGCAGCTTAAAGGACTTGTCCAGTGTAAGAAGTCCAGTCACCTGATCACTCATGCTGGGCACACGGATTCCCAGTGCAAGTGGCTGGCACGTTCCTTCTCGTATGTGACTTGTACACTCGTGGTCACGTTCTGACTTTATCCCTTAATTTCTCAATGTTTTAGCAGAAAAGTGTAGCCGGTACGTATACAAATCTCATACATTCAGACAAGGGGAATGGTGACATTTTATGCATCTCACTGTCATGCGGCGATCTGCCATCCTCttaatctggacaacccctttaaacttaaACCCCAAAACTGAGGCTgcactaacaattttttttttttccagttcaagcttgttttgtttgtttttcatcttGCTAAAGTTCTCTCTAAAGAGAAAAAGCTGATTCTATGGGTTTGTGATCAGATGATGCTGCACATACAAAAATTAGCTGCCCATGATGTTTTTGGGATAAAGGCTTGGGATTCTGATTTCATGGATTCCTGAACCTTTTTCTTTGGGGATCAGTTTGTCTGTGCTCTACTGAGTAGTATTAATCTCCACAGCTATTGAGGAATACAAGCCGCAGGATGCCACCACTAACCCGTCCCTGATACTGGCAGCAGCACAAATGCCGGAATACCAGCAGCTCGTCACTGATGCTCTTCAGTATGGCAAAAAGCTCGGCGGGTAAGTTACAATTCTATATATATATGGGTGTACAATGTCTGTGCCTCTGGGCCTTTACGCTGAGAAATGCAACCCTCCAGTCTGTTGCAAACTGACAATTCCTTGCATAGGTTGGTGTCACCTGTAAGAGGAGAAAAAAGCAAGTATTTTCCTTGCATGGAACTGTAATGTGTAGGTAAGGCCAGCGCTCGGGGCAGATGTCACTTTTTACAATGATTTAAAGGTAAATAATTACTCAGGCAATTCTGCAGGTTGTCCCGTCCTAGCAGCGTCCTGGAGGTTAATATGAAGTCATAAAATAACCTAGTGGCTTTGCAGGGCAAGGACATTGCCACTTTTGGGTTCGTGCACactaagtatttggtgcagaaatttctgcatctcttggcaggaaaaacgcagcctCAAACACCActcatttttgctgtttttttttttaaattgtttttggtgcagatttttccccacttatCAGGCTgcatgaaatctgcagcaaaaacgctgaaagaactgaCTGCAGAATTAAATCTTCACTGAAAGTGTGTGCACACAGCATTTAAGATCACACTGTCTCGTTCTTGACGACAAATCTACGACTTCCATGCAAAAGTGCTTGCGAGAACATTCTTCACTTTCCTATGCTCCAAAGTTCAGAGGTAATTGTTGGAAGTCCTCCCGCTGTCCACACACCAGTTCGGAGGGGGGTTTAATGAGGAGACCCCCAATAATCTGCATGTAAATGCTGTTTTTCCTCACTACATCACAATCATAGAGCATTTAGGCCACTTATCATTATTCCCCGTGTACGGTATTCTGTGCGGCCTCGTGCTCACTGAAGCTTCTGATTGCCTCCATTGTTGTCGGGTCCTAGCAATTACAAGAATGTGATCAGTCGTTAGAGCCTAATTTTGGAAATCTTATTAATGCTGAATCTAAACGCAGTTACTTGGCTTTACAAAAGTTTTTTTGACGTCCTCTAGATTGTGCTTCATTGTTGtgttttttggacttttttttttttttttttttaggactgaAGAGGAACAGCTCAATAACATCATGGACAAACTGTTCGTCTTGTTTGGAGTCGAAATCTTGAAGAAAATTCCCGGTCGTGTATCCACAGAGGTGGATGCCAGGTAAATTGGGATCTTGCACTTGATTAACTTCTGCACCTTTATTCAAACCCATGGCATTGAAGACTGATGGCTCGGTGACACTGATAACTGCGCTTATAAATGCGGCTCTTCACTTATAGACAATGGAGGATTCGATACTATCAGCTTTCCCTAAAGTAGATTACTTGGGGTCCTAGAAGTGGGACCCCCAGAGATCAGCTAATTTTCAGGGGACCTTCTAAGCACATGGGCACTGTACGAAATGTACAGACCCGTAAAGAGGACCAGTCAGCAGGATTTTGGACTCTACTAAAGGCTGTAATGGCTCTTCATTCAGAATCTGTCAGCTGGATTTGCTAAGTAATCTGACATCAGAATGATGCAGGGATAGACACCCTGATTTCAGAGATTTATCTTGATTTACTGCGTGCAATCAGTTTCCTCTGCTGCAGTTCTCTAAATACTGAGCCCGCATCACTAATTGACAGctttgtgtatatactgacagaaagCTGGTGCTGGGGGGAGTGGCTGGACTAGGAGGCCCAAGACCCCTAGTCCTGTTGTGGtggtctcctgctgataaaacactgatttttacTGAAACGGCAAGTCTACCtaatcactggaatcggggtctctgcccctacatcacactgctctgattacatatcAAAAGACCCTGTTGGCAGGTAGGGTGCAGACAGAAAACCCAAGTGCATTGTCCAGCTCTGCTGCACTTGTGACTCATTGGCATAAAACTTCCAAGGTTGATTAAAAAAAGATTTTTCAAAGACTTTAATCAACTCCCCATACACCCATGTCTTAAAGCATCCAAAATCCTGCTGAGGTCCTCTAGGTCCCGCCCAGTTGACTCTCCAGTGCACTACTGGCAGGCTCTGGTTTTTGGTCTGGGCAGTGTTATCCCCTGGTGCATTTTCTCATGTTGTGGCACTTTATTTTCCCCCAGACTGTCTTTTGATAAGGACGGGATGGTGGAACGTGCCAAGCGTCTAATTGCTCTGTACAAGGAGGCGGGTATTGACAAGGAAAGAATCCTGATCAAGTTGTCATCCACGTGGGAGGGAATACAAGCTGGAAAGTAAGTCTGGGTGCTTTTAGTAATTGTTTTTTGGTGATGATGCAGTAACTGAATATAAGGGTTTCTTATACAGGGTTCTGGAGGAGAAATATGGCATACACTGCAATATGACCCTGCTGTTCTCCTTCGCCCAAGCTGTAGCCTGTGCTGAGGCTGGGGTCACCCTCATTTCTCCATTTGTTGGGAGAATATTGGACTGGCATGTGGCAAACTCTGACAAGAAGAGTTATGAGCCATCAGAGGACCCAGGTAAGAGCTAaagattaaagggattgtctggcctTGGACTAGAAGTCTGCAGGCACTGTGATGGCTGAATTCTGAATCCTCACATCTTGCTTGCTgtaaggattctccagtgctgaaAGGGGTGGgtgcgtgaccacaagtatgtgatcacCTGCAGACTAGACGTGAATGACTGTTTAATGCGAGTGTACTGAGTGCAGCcttatgtctagtcggaatgtggccggaagtgcaATTTATACACATGACTTCTTGGCACCAGTGAATTCTGACAGCTTGCCGTGCACATGTGAGGACTCATTAATCTGCAGTCACTATTGAGCTGACAACCCTTTTAATATTACCAGGAAAGAACATAAATGTTCAGTGCTTTCCTTTTATGCCCCCCATATTACCAAACACTTGGTTCTGCAGTAATTTTGCATTATATCTGCAAGCCCTTGTGAATTGTGCTGCAAGTCTTTACCTAAAAtaaagcttaaaggggttttcaggaATGAGTGGTCGTCTTTACCCCCCACAACCCAGAAACTGCTCATGTGCTGTCTGGTATTGCACCTCCCCTGGACGAAGGACCGGCGTACAGACTGACCAGTCGACAGGGCTATGGGACTGAATGCATATGGTTGCATTACATAATATACCAGTGGTTATAAGGGGGATTTTTTGGTCCATTATGGATAAGGGTGAAATGGGCTATCACCCCAACACTTTAAATGTTACATTTAATTGCAAAAAGAATGCAAAAGCTAAAATAAGCCGCTTCTTTATCGCTATAAATGGCATTTACATGACTCCTAAGCCAATATCTTTAGATATGGAGAGAATCTGCTTTATTCTGTAAAATACAAAGTTAATGTCAGCTTAAAATAACAATGTAATTCTCGCAGTAGCTGGTCCTGTGGTGCTATGGCGCAGATTAGTTAAGTGGCCTAATTGCTTTTATTAGTCACAACAATGCTAAAACTGTTTTGTTCTAGGTGTGAAGAGCGTTGCCAAGATTTACAATTACTACAAGAAGTTTGGCTACAAGACCATAGTCATGGGGGCATCATTCCGAAACACTGGAGAGATCAAGGCCCTGACCGGCTGCGATTATCTGACCATTTCTCCCAAGCTGCTTGGAGAACTCAGCAAAGACTCTACGAAGCTCAGCCCGACCCTGACCCTGAAAGAAGGTAAAGTGGCCCCTGTCTCTGCACGACCATGGTCAACACCTTGTAGTGTTAGGCAGTGACATCTCCGGATCATGTAGCCGCACCATCCTTGGCTCTCCCATGGGAATTTCTGCTTTATTATACTATGGGGGGAGTAACATTCATGCAGTCAGTGTCACGGTGGAAGGAGTAAAACTACAAGATTTAGATTTTTGAAGTACTGAAATGTTCACGTCCTGGTGTTATACAGCGATATTGTGGTCCAATCTGTGCACTCGTGTAGTGGCATCCGAGGTGAGAAGTGATGCAGAAGCTGCCATGATTGggagtaactagggttgagcgaccttgacctttttagggtcgagtcatgttttgcgaaacccgactttttgaaaagtcgggtcgggcgaAATCggacgattactgcgaaaagtcgaggatcggccggaacacgaaaccctatgcacatcaatggggatttttttttctttttttttctctctatctctatctatctctctcgaTCGCGCTCTCTCTCTCGATCGCGCTCTCGATCGCGCGCTCTCTCTCGATCGCGCGCTCTCTCTCGATCGCGCTCTCTCTCTCAATCGCGCTCTCTCTCTCGATCGCGCTCTCTCTCTCGATCGCGCTCTCTCTCTCGATCGCGCTCTCTCGACCACCACTGCTGGACTGCAGCGGTGGCAGGTAACCTAGGCAATGAATAGGAAACCAAATTTAAAAATGACTGTTCTTGAGAGCAGAGAattaagtaaattgcaaagttgcttggttATAGAATCTATTTGCAAACTTGCCAATAAAAGAACTAGGGAATAAGCTTTACTGTGGTTCTGGTCTGTTATCAGAGCAGAGTGACTATAGATCGACCACATACAGTGTAGTGACTACGGTactattgctgcagtgccatcttgTGGCCACTTTCTTTAACTGTATTGCTGCTTTACGTTGGGTACTTGTATTTCTTATGCTGCAGAACAACATGGCGTTAAAACTCACAATGGGCAAATGATATGTAAAATTGATGGCGATGTGAACAGATTAGGACTATAAGAAAAGGAATGACTATGTAGAAATTGCACAATTCCTTTgtcttaaattattatttattattaaattgCACAGTATCTTATGCACGTTTCCTTTGTCATCCAGCCCAGGCCTGCAATCTAGAGAAGATCCACTTGGATGAAAAATCTTTCCGTTGGGAACACAATGAAGACCAAATGGCAGTGGAGAAACTATCTGACGGGATCAGGAAGTTTGCTGCGGATGCCATCAAGCTAGAAAAAATGTTAAAGGTACATGGCATACGCTGgttaatcctccttcctcccaaatGTAAAAATAGCCTTAATATTTGGCTTTCATGTACTGCTTAGCCTTAGTCATGCCACTTATGAATATTCAACCTGCCTGTGGCCGTCCATAATGGAGTCAGTGGGTAATGTCTTGTTGGGCTGCAGGCCATCAGGGGAGCGCTGGGACTGACACTGTGTGCTGCTACTTGTGATTTTGTTTTGTTTCTTCAACAGGGTCGCTGCAAGAAGTAAAACTGATGGCTCATTTTTATATACAGTACCCAGCCTTGATGTCAAGATCATTCCTCAGCTACAATCAGCCGGCAGTCCCTCGTCCTCAATCTCCTGGTTTTTTATCAGCATTGTAACATTTCCATTTTCTGTTTTGTACTTGATTCTTATATTGCACTGATTAAACACAGTACTTCTCCCAAAGTCTGAGCTGTGTATtggatttaaagggaatatgtaatCAAAAAATTATCTATTTTGTTAAaattctgtcagcaggtttttctagCCTGAGAGCAGCATTATGGTCAGAAAGGTCAGAAATCCTGATGAGTGCTGTCACTTACTGTTCTGTTTCGTGCATTTTTTATAAAATTCCTGTTTActgtgctgcagatctagcagagctctgaatgctgagccctatataacactggcagctttctgcgtactgtgcataggcagaaagctgcgaaTCTGGAGGTGGGGTTattagagctcatgaatatggaggactacatgacaaAAGTTTTACTAGTCTGTTACTGACCATCACGTGTTTAGTTTTGTTAGGTCACGATTTATCTTGAGAAAATATCTTACATGCTTCAAACCTATCGTCTTCACAGGTAGGATTATGGTGAAAGGTGATATcaaaatgtatataaatataaaaattagTCCAATACTGTCTGCACCGGGTCTCCCAGGATGTGTATGACATTGCTTTGCCATATGAGCACCAATCAGTGGCCACTCACTTCACATGGACGTCTTGAGGTTTGTCCAAAAGAAGTGTTGCACCTGAAGCCAAATAGTGGCCACGTGAGCACTGCAATTCAGAATAACACAGCACTCTTAACTCAAGTGTTGCTGGTGCCCAAGtaaggtatccaacccgtcaatatacgttaataaacttggcactcattaTCAGAAAAATAGAAGTTCCTTTTTattgtgcatccagacaaaaatgaacgttttcggtccgtcacatgaccttcatcagaacattcttATATTTGAGCTGGATATCAAGGAACGCTCCTGTGAGCTAAATTAGCATCAGAGTAGTGGAAGCCTGCAATGAAGGATGTGTGCGGAGAGCACTTTTGGGTATCACAAGGTGAGAAAAAGCGCATGAGAATGGGCAACACAGTTGCAACTAGGAAGCGCTTAGTGCCCAGGTCTGTGGTGCAAGGCTGCCAGGAGGCTTAGGGAATGCCCGAGATCCCGCGggtgcacgcaggcgcagtaaacaagacatcaagtgatgtcagttgtcgggcagcgcgaactgtgcatgcccaaggcagaatgaccacgcaggcgcctggacaactgaataacgccAAGGAGGCAGCGCCCTTCTCAGAGTGATGGCTGTGTTGTctggatgaggggggaaagacctgcctccctggcgatttcacaggtatgagggaccaaattcataagcgattatttctgcagtgcaacgaacaataacaaagagtcaccttgtcagaatgcagcattagtgctgcacaagatggctcttttagttaaacgcccgggggggggggggggggggtgtgacaggttccctttaaagccagaaAGTAAAAAAAACTACATTTGAATTCATGTTAGTTTTCCATAAATCCCATCAACATGCAATAAAGTGACCAAAATTTTCTGAGTACTCAGAGCATCATCTCATCTCGGCTCCAGAGAATATAAGGACAATTTGTTGcaaatttgtttctttttaaagCTAAAATTAAACTATAGAAGTTTCTGTGTCATTGTTTGTATGGAGCTGAACTATCCGGTGGCCAGGAGACTTTTAAAAAACACAATTAAAACAAAGCCCCAAGAAAACAAGaattgtttggggttttttattgcacttggatttttttttccctgcTTTTGGTACATCATATGGTAAAATACTCATTCAAAATTACAGCACgcccaaaaaagaaaaactgaattaaCGTTGACACTTAAAAGAAAATTAAATTGACAAAAGGATTAAGACCCTGGGACATGAAGGGGGTTGTCATCAGCCACAACATCTTGCACCTGTGGACACATGCAGCCCACGATGCCACTTTGTGCAGTAACCATCCTTCTGTATACAGTAGTATCACAGGGATGAAGAgtagcacactgcccaggagcatgAATCATGGACTATGTAGCCTCATACATCAAGAGATTGGGGAGCCTTGACCCCTGTCTAGGGCCCTGGCATGTGTTGGGGAAAACAGTGGGTGCCCATGTGTGCAGCTCACtactgcagggattacctgttagaCAATCCCTGTGCGGAGGCTGTCGATCAGCTGTgagtcatgcagctgcagggactaacatatttttcaagcacgctgaagactcttggcacccaagcatgctcgctcatcgctAATAATTCCGTTTTATTGCAGCCCTTGATAGTTGTTCAGTATGACAATTTGGCACCCCTGGAAGAGGTTGTGCACCCATGGTCCAGACTTTAATTTATCAATACTGTGGCATccattgatctttttttttttttttttttttttttttttttttctggttgccATTACCTTACCAATAATCACACAAGGATATGCACATGTCAGCCCCCTAATATGGATGACATCTGACCGGAAAATGAAACGCGTTGATATGACGGGCAAGGAGAGTGTGTAcatgtcacctcaccctatatacagaGACGAGGGGTATAtggtttttctattagtcaccttcctgatgaaccctcataGTTTTACAATTGGAATCAATAGTGTGGTTTTATCCTTTTCAGTGAATGAGATCTGACTTGGATCAGTTTTGTGGCTGTTCCCAATCGCTGATATTAAAATCCGTacttttctc is a window of Ranitomeya variabilis isolate aRanVar5 chromosome 2, aRanVar5.hap1, whole genome shotgun sequence DNA encoding:
- the TALDO1 gene encoding transaldolase, with translation MSNSAVKKQRMEESALEQLKSHTVVVADTGDFNAIEEYKPQDATTNPSLILAAAQMPEYQQLVTDALQYGKKLGGTEEEQLNNIMDKLFVLFGVEILKKIPGRVSTEVDARLSFDKDGMVERAKRLIALYKEAGIDKERILIKLSSTWEGIQAGKVLEEKYGIHCNMTLLFSFAQAVACAEAGVTLISPFVGRILDWHVANSDKKSYEPSEDPGVKSVAKIYNYYKKFGYKTIVMGASFRNTGEIKALTGCDYLTISPKLLGELSKDSTKLSPTLTLKEAQACNLEKIHLDEKSFRWEHNEDQMAVEKLSDGIRKFAADAIKLEKMLKGRCKK